The Myxococcales bacterium genome contains the following window.
ATCGATCAAGATAATAATGTAATCGCCTTAATTTATTCAGATGAACCAAACGACGATAAAAACGACGATGATGATGACGACGATCAAGGCTGCGGCTGCTGATTCGTCCGCTCGCTAACGCATCCAAACACCACTTCCGCTTTGCATGGCCATCGATCCGGACGGATCGAAGACCATGGCACCCGAAAAGATCCTCCCCCTTCGAGACAGCCAAGGGCATCTCTTGGAATGCAATGAAATCGCCCGCCGAAAGTTCTACGGCCCTTCGAACGCCTCGGGGAAATAGTGGGCGAGGGGCCATTGGCGGATCTTGCCGGCGGCGTCCGCGGTGACGACGAGGATGTCGGGGGCGAATTCGGCCAGCATCTGCCGGCAGAGGCCGCAAGGCGCGATGGGGGTCATTTTGGCGGCGACGACGGCGAGGTGGGTGAAGGCGCGTTCGCCTTGGCTCAGAGCGGCCAGCAGGGCGACGCGCTCGGCGCAGAACACCTGCAGCAGGCTGGGGCTTTCGACGTTGCAGCCCTCGTAGACCCGGCCGTCCGCCGTGCGCAGCGCGGCCCCGACGGGGAAATCGGAAACCGCCGGCAACGCGCGGCTCATGGCTTCGCGCGCCTGCCGCAGCAATTCTCGGGCCTCGGTCGGGGTAAGTCGTTTCTTCATGGCGTTAAAATAAATAACCGTGGGATCCGGTGTGGGAGGATTGGGGAGGACACTTTTAACCGGATCCCACGGCAGTGTTCGTCTCACGTATCCGACGGAACTATATACCA
Protein-coding sequences here:
- a CDS encoding cytidine deaminase, giving the protein MKKRLTPTEARELLRQAREAMSRALPAVSDFPVGAALRTADGRVYEGCNVESPSLLQVFCAERVALLAALSQGERAFTHLAVVAAKMTPIAPCGLCRQMLAEFAPDILVVTADAAGKIRQWPLAHYFPEAFEGP